In Gadus chalcogrammus isolate NIFS_2021 chromosome 1, NIFS_Gcha_1.0, whole genome shotgun sequence, one DNA window encodes the following:
- the ngfa gene encoding neurotrophin-7 translates to MRSPPLVLLLLMGVQAVLNMGGGRALSTEAANHDAGQQTAADHRAGQQQQQTAAGDHLPEHRATSPPEHRRNGHHRTRRPHRPPATQTPGAVSVPQSISPLDLSIPEVDPKIFSKRRFRSSPRVVFSETPPSHDVPEGKDSDVSGGAGGGGRGSRVRRRAGTQLMHRGEYSVCDSVSDWVGNRTTATDIWGNEVTVLPNVRIENLVKKQFFYETTCLSPTQRGPGGSGAAGGGGGGGAAGAGGNRGGGRAGARSRKQSSRAADSGCRGIDVRYWNSYCTNTHTYVSAMTTFEEKAAWRNIRINVACVCVLTRKSWQGRAGR, encoded by the coding sequence ATGAGGTCGCCGCCActggtcctgctcctcctgatGGGCGTCCAAGCTGTACTGAACATGGGAGGTGGGCGGGCCCTAAGCACAGAGGCAGCCAACCACGACGCAGGACAGCAGACAGCAGCCGATCACAGagcggggcagcagcagcagcagacggcGGCGGGGGACCACCTCCCCGAGCATCGCGCTACGTCGCCGCCGGAACACCGCAGGAACGGCCATCACAGGACCAGGCGGCCCCACCGGCCCCCCGCCACTCAGACCCCGGGAGCCGTGTCCGTTCCTCAGTCCATCTCTCCCCTTGACCTCTCCATCCCCGAGGTGGACCCCAAAATCTTCTCCAAGAGGCGCTTCCGCTCCTCGCCCCGGGTGGTCTTCAGCGAGACCCCCCCGTCGCACGACGTGCCGGAGGGGAAGGACTCCGACGTGAgcgggggggccggcggcggcgggcgggggtCCCGGGTGCGGCGGCGGGCCGGGACCCAGCTGATGCACCGGGGGGAGTACTCGGTGTGCGACAGCGTCAGCGACTGGGTGGGCAACCGCACCACCGCCACAGACATCTGGGGCAACGAGGTGACGGTGTTGCCCAACGTCCGCATCGAGAACCTGGTGAAGAAGCAGTTTTTCTACGAGACCACCTGCCTGTCGCCCACGCAGAGGGGTCCCGGGGGCAGCGGCGCCGccggtggaggaggcgggggtggaGCCGCTGGAGCCGGCGGTAACAGAGGCGGGGGCAGGGCGGGCGCCAGGAGCCGGAAGCAGAGCTCCAGGGCGGCGGACTCTGGGTGCCGCGGGATCGACGTCCGCTACTGGAACTCCTACtgcaccaacacgcacacgtacGTCAGTGCCATGACCACGTTCGAGGAGAAGGC